A stretch of DNA from Rhodococcus sp. NBC_00297:
GAATGTGAGCGCAGCGACGAGGACGATCGTGCCGGTGAGAAGACCGGCGAACAGCAGTCCCGTGGTGGGGAGTGTGCCGGGTCCGGCCGGACTTCGACGCTTGGTCACGAGTGAGCCGGCGAGAGCCAGAACGAACACGATCGGAAGGAATCGGCCGAGCAACATCGCGATGCCGAGGGAGGTCTGGAACCAGTCGTTTGTCACGGTCAGTCCGCCGAACGCACTTCCGTTGTTGTTCGACGCGGAGGCGTAGGCATAGAGCACCTCGCTGAACCCGTGGATCGAACCCGGAGTTCCAGGGTCGCCGCTGTTGCCGAGCGCTCCGCTGGTGGAACCGAGGATCACCGTGACACCGGTCCCGATCAGAACGAGCGCCGGCATGACCAGTACCGACAGCGCTGCCATCGTGATCTCGCGTTTGCCGAGCTTCTTCCCGAGGTATTCGGGCGTGCGTCCGACCAGAAGCCCACCCACGAACACGGCGATGACGGCCAGCACCAGCATTCCGTAGAGGCCGGTCCCGACTCCGCCGGGTGCGACCTCGCCGAAGAGCATGTTCAGGATGACGACTCCACCGCCGAGCGGGGACATGGCGTCGTGCGCGGAGTTGACTGCACCGGTCGATGTTCCGGTGGTGCTGACTGCGAACAGGGCCGAGCCGGGAATGCCGAATCGTTGTTCCTTGCCCTCCATCATGGCGCCGGCGGCCTGCGCAGCGACGCCACGAGTACCGGATTCCGCAGCGAGCGTCACGGCGAGAATGCCGGCCCACAGCAACGCCATGACGGCGAGGATCGACAGACCCTGCTTGCGTTCTTCAACGAGGGTTCCGAAGGTGCGCGTCAATGCGACCGGGATCAACAGCAGGGCGATGATCTCGACGATGTTGGACAGCGGCGTCGGATTCTCGAACGGGTGCGCCGAGTTGGCCGTCAGGATTCCGCCACCGTTGGTACCGAGCTCTTTGATCGCTTCCTGAGAGGCGACAGGAGCGAGTGCGTTCGTGATCGAGCTGCCGTCCAGACCCGTCGAGGCGAAACCGCTGTGGAACGACATGACGACGCCCTGCGTCAGCAGGATCAGCGCCACGACGAACGACAACGGCAGCAGGATCCGCAGTACGCCGCGCGTGAGATCGACCCAGAAGTTTCCGAGTTCACCTCCGCTGCGCACGCGGACGAACCCGCGGATCACCGCGACGGCCACAGCCAGTCCGACTGCGGCAGAGACGAAGTTCTGTACTGCGAGGCCGAGAGGTTGAGTCAGATTGCTCATCGTCGTCTCGGGTGAGTACGACTGCCAGTTGGTGTTCGTGACGAAGGAGATCGCCGTGTTGAACGCGACCGACGGGCTGACGCCCGGCAGCGAGTTGTTCAGTGGCAGAACACCTTGAACACGTTGGAGCGCGTAGAGGAAGAAGACGCCGGCAGCAGAGAAGCCCAGCAGCGACAAGGCGTAGCCGACCCACGTCTGTTCCGCGCGGGGGTCGATCCGGCACACGCGATACAGCAGAGATTCCACCCGCCAGTCCGCCGTTGCCGATACCGACCTGCTCGTCGGCTTCGGGGGGTCGAGCGTGGTGGTCGTGGTGATCGTCGA
This window harbors:
- the kdpA gene encoding potassium-transporting ATPase subunit KdpA produces the protein MTPALAAGLQIAAVVIVLAAAYVPLGDHMARVFTTPRDERARDEVVSSAARQAAGSTITTTTTLDPPKPTSRSVSATADWRVESLLYRVCRIDPRAEQTWVGYALSLLGFSAAGVFFLYALQRVQGVLPLNNSLPGVSPSVAFNTAISFVTNTNWQSYSPETTMSNLTQPLGLAVQNFVSAAVGLAVAVAVIRGFVRVRSGGELGNFWVDLTRGVLRILLPLSFVVALILLTQGVVMSFHSGFASTGLDGSSITNALAPVASQEAIKELGTNGGGILTANSAHPFENPTPLSNIVEIIALLLIPVALTRTFGTLVEERKQGLSILAVMALLWAGILAVTLAAESGTRGVAAQAAGAMMEGKEQRFGIPGSALFAVSTTGTSTGAVNSAHDAMSPLGGGVVILNMLFGEVAPGGVGTGLYGMLVLAVIAVFVGGLLVGRTPEYLGKKLGKREITMAALSVLVMPALVLIGTGVTVILGSTSGALGNSGDPGTPGSIHGFSEVLYAYASASNNNGSAFGGLTVTNDWFQTSLGIAMLLGRFLPIVFVLALAGSLVTKRRSPAGPGTLPTTGLLFAGLLTGTIVLVAALTFFPALALGPFAEALQ